From Terriglobales bacterium:
ATGACCGCCGACGGAGTGAGCCACGCGGTCATCACTGCCGCGATGAAGGTACACTCAGCCCTCGGCCCTGGACTGCTTGAGAGCGCCTATGAGGCCTGCTTACAGCACGAATTGCTCAAGATGGGTCTCAAGGCGGAGGCGCAGGTCGAATTGCCGGTGGTTTATGACGGCATCAAGCTGGATCTTGGTTACCGAATCGATTTGCTTGTCGAAGATCTCGTCATTGTTGAGCTGAAGTCGGT
This genomic window contains:
- a CDS encoding GxxExxY protein produces the protein MTADGVSHAVITAAMKVHSALGPGLLESAYEACLQHELLKMGLKAEAQVELPVVYDGIKLDLGYRIDLLVEDLVIVELKSV